The Georgenia sp. TF02-10 genome window below encodes:
- a CDS encoding ImmA/IrrE family metallo-endopeptidase: MTGIGEVLEAARRARGMTQEELAEAAQVTQAALSRYEHDLRAPEPDVLEQLARALGVTPELLQHGDRMRGGIAVTAHMRRRATAKVSVWRSLEARLNMLRLHTKALRSEVGLRAELQVPAFDPAIDEPQDAARMVRLQWHMPVGPVHSLAAWMEAAGILIFEEDFGSAARVDGLSQWSDDYAVVMLNSAAPPDRKRLTLAHELGHLVLHSQYTDGDLEGHANAFAAELLMPAEEIKPMLRSRLTLARFVELKRYWGTSIAALIERAYQLGVLSSAERASLYKQMNNRRWRIHEPASDEVPIEAPRLVQHVADQLAAKGLDDDEIARLAGFSSPEENQLFVPRRPDSPWRHLTSV, translated from the coding sequence GTGACCGGAATCGGCGAGGTCCTCGAGGCGGCTCGCCGAGCTCGAGGAATGACGCAAGAGGAGCTTGCGGAGGCCGCCCAGGTCACCCAGGCAGCGCTCTCGCGGTATGAGCACGACCTGCGCGCCCCGGAACCCGACGTGCTCGAGCAGCTCGCGCGGGCTCTGGGCGTCACCCCGGAGCTGCTCCAGCACGGCGACCGGATGCGCGGGGGGATCGCTGTGACCGCCCACATGCGGCGGCGCGCCACCGCCAAGGTGAGCGTCTGGCGCAGTCTGGAGGCCAGGCTGAACATGCTGCGCCTGCACACCAAGGCGCTGCGCAGCGAGGTCGGCCTCCGCGCCGAGCTGCAGGTCCCAGCCTTCGACCCGGCCATCGACGAGCCACAGGACGCTGCACGCATGGTGCGGCTTCAGTGGCACATGCCGGTCGGCCCCGTCCATTCCCTCGCCGCGTGGATGGAGGCCGCCGGGATCCTGATCTTCGAGGAAGATTTTGGCTCAGCAGCCCGCGTCGACGGGCTGTCGCAGTGGAGCGACGACTATGCGGTAGTGATGCTCAACTCAGCCGCTCCTCCAGACCGTAAGCGGCTGACGCTGGCGCACGAGCTGGGGCACCTCGTGCTGCACTCGCAGTACACCGACGGTGACCTCGAGGGTCACGCCAACGCCTTCGCTGCCGAGCTGCTGATGCCGGCCGAGGAGATCAAGCCGATGCTCCGCAGCCGGCTAACCCTGGCTCGGTTCGTGGAGCTCAAGCGGTACTGGGGAACCTCCATCGCAGCCCTCATCGAGCGGGCGTACCAGCTCGGTGTTCTCAGTTCCGCCGAGCGGGCCTCCCTATACAAGCAGATGAACAACCGGCGGTGGCGGATTCACGAGCCGGCCAGCGACGAGGTGCCGATCGAGGCACCGCGCCTGGTCCAGCACGTCGCCGACCAGCTGGCGGCCAAGGGTCTGGACGACGACGAGATTGCCCGCCTCGCGGGCTTCTCATCGCCCGAGGAAAACCAGTTGTTCGTGCCGCGCCGGCCTGACAGCCCGTGGCGACACCTCACGTCGGTGTAG